Proteins encoded within one genomic window of Pseudomonadota bacterium:
- a CDS encoding SDR family oxidoreductase, translating to MTVAVTGASGHVGGNLVRALLAQGREVRVLARQDHRAFAGLEVEIVDGDLFDEDSLARLLDGAETVFHLAARISIVGPEGGLVERTNVLGARNVAAACLAAGVKRLVHASSIHAFSTHPNSEVIDETRALALDRRHLAYDRSKARGTLEVLAAVERGLDAVIVHPSGVIGPNDFKVSRMGAVILDLVHRRLPALIDGGYNWVDVRDVVDGMLAAEKNGRRGERYLLTGRWAHVVELAALVTKFTGRPTPRFRTPLWLAMPASYGSLLWGRVTRTTPKFTPGAVRAVAMHRYVSHLKATEELGYNPRPLEATIRDTLAWFAEAGMIEA from the coding sequence ATGACCGTCGCGGTGACAGGGGCGTCGGGCCACGTCGGCGGCAATCTGGTGCGGGCGCTCCTGGCCCAGGGCCGCGAGGTGCGCGTCCTCGCGCGCCAGGATCACCGCGCGTTCGCCGGGCTCGAGGTCGAGATCGTAGACGGCGACCTGTTCGACGAAGACTCCCTGGCGCGGCTTCTGGACGGCGCCGAGACCGTGTTCCATCTGGCGGCGCGAATCTCCATCGTCGGGCCCGAGGGGGGGCTCGTGGAGCGGACCAACGTCCTCGGCGCGCGCAACGTCGCCGCCGCCTGCCTCGCCGCCGGGGTCAAGCGGCTCGTGCACGCGAGCTCGATCCACGCGTTCTCCACCCACCCCAACAGCGAAGTCATCGACGAAACCCGGGCCTTGGCCCTGGATCGCCGGCACCTGGCCTACGACCGCTCCAAGGCCCGCGGCACCCTCGAAGTCCTCGCGGCGGTGGAGCGCGGCCTCGACGCCGTGATCGTCCACCCGAGCGGCGTCATCGGCCCCAACGACTTCAAGGTCTCGCGCATGGGCGCGGTGATCCTGGACCTGGTCCACCGCCGACTGCCCGCGCTCATCGACGGCGGCTACAACTGGGTCGACGTCCGCGACGTCGTCGACGGGATGCTCGCCGCAGAAAAGAACGGCCGCCGGGGCGAGCGCTACCTGCTCACGGGGCGATGGGCACACGTCGTCGAGCTGGCGGCCCTCGTCACCAAGTTCACCGGAAGGCCCACGCCGCGCTTCAGGACACCCTTGTGGCTCGCGATGCCGGCCTCGTACGGCAGCCTGCTCTGGGGTCGGGTCACGCGCACGACGCCCAAGTTCACGCCCGGGGCGGTGCGCGCGGTGGCCATGCACCGCTACGTCAGCCACCTGAAGGCCACCGAAGAGCTCGGCTACAACCCGCGCCCGCTCGAGGCGACGATCCGCGATACCTTGGCCTGGTTCGCGGAGGCCGGAATGATCGAGGCGTAG
- a CDS encoding PEGA domain-containing protein, protein MKRVCVIVAAAVLLAGTAAFADARQHYLAGQDYYTQGRYEKAIAEFEEAYRLDPRPLLLYNIGQAWEKLGDLVKAVDFLKKYLDADPNNSERTTLLNKLAILQERLEKTGIEIKCEEANATVYVDGKEVAKTPTVGLTKLDPGTHKIQVSKKGFEDFKMSVAVTAGQSVPVEVTLEPGHAGPPPVVAAEKPEGEGEGEGEGEPDTGKKIEALDVVPWVVAGVGVVGVAVGWGVLGSLAKNAQPSDPDADPAAQDDAHKKAVVADVVGIVGAVIAAAGATWGTIRIVKKNKGESAEPAADAQVSFAPVVGPGMGGAAAVVEF, encoded by the coding sequence ATGAAACGAGTTTGCGTCATCGTGGCGGCGGCGGTCCTGCTCGCCGGGACGGCGGCTTTCGCCGATGCCCGGCAGCACTACCTCGCCGGGCAGGACTACTATACCCAGGGGCGCTACGAGAAGGCGATCGCCGAGTTCGAGGAGGCGTACCGGCTCGATCCGCGCCCCCTGCTCCTCTACAACATCGGCCAGGCCTGGGAGAAGCTCGGCGATCTCGTCAAGGCGGTCGACTTCCTCAAGAAGTACCTCGACGCGGATCCGAACAACTCGGAGCGCACGACGCTGCTCAACAAGCTCGCGATCCTGCAGGAGCGCCTCGAAAAGACGGGGATCGAGATCAAGTGCGAAGAGGCGAACGCGACCGTCTACGTCGACGGCAAGGAGGTCGCCAAGACCCCGACCGTCGGGCTGACCAAGCTCGACCCGGGCACGCACAAGATCCAGGTTTCGAAGAAGGGCTTCGAGGACTTCAAGATGTCGGTCGCCGTGACCGCCGGACAGTCGGTCCCGGTCGAGGTGACACTCGAGCCGGGCCATGCGGGCCCGCCGCCGGTGGTCGCGGCCGAGAAGCCCGAGGGCGAGGGAGAGGGGGAAGGCGAGGGCGAGCCCGACACGGGCAAGAAGATCGAGGCGCTCGACGTGGTCCCGTGGGTCGTCGCGGGAGTGGGCGTCGTGGGCGTCGCGGTCGGCTGGGGCGTGCTCGGCAGCCTGGCGAAGAACGCGCAGCCGTCGGACCCGGACGCCGATCCGGCCGCACAGGACGATGCCCACAAGAAGGCGGTCGTCGCGGACGTCGTCGGCATCGTGGGCGCCGTGATCGCGGCCGCCGGCGCGACGTGGGGCACCATCCGCATCGTCAAGAAGAACAAGGGCGAGAGCGCGGAACCGGCGGCGGACGCGCAGGTCTCGTTCGCGCCGGTGGTCGGCCCCGGGATGGGCGGCGCCGCGGCGGTCGTCGAGTTCTGA
- a CDS encoding ribbon-helix-helix domain-containing protein — MARGKISTTIYITEEQDRQLKELSRRTNVPVAVYVREGIDIVIRQHGDVLPGQLSLLKPRGE, encoded by the coding sequence ATGGCGCGCGGCAAGATTTCGACGACTATCTACATCACGGAGGAGCAGGACCGGCAGCTCAAGGAGCTCAGCCGGCGCACCAACGTGCCGGTGGCCGTCTACGTTCGCGAGGGAATCGACATCGTCATCCGGCAGCACGGCGACGTGCTCCCCGGGCAGCTCTCCCTGCTGAAGCCCCGCGGGGAGTGA
- a CDS encoding M28 family peptidase codes for MERRKQFCTERRLAAFVIALFASSCGLRCGEGRVPEREIVPVPERIPAPPAISCVDGARALRDVERLVALGPRPPGGPGAEAARQLILGELRRAGLEPRRRDFTAHTPHPELGKVELANITADVAGPGGTVIVGGHYDLKLLPGVEFVGANDGGSSTAVLLEIARCLAARGSPARVRLAFFDGEEALVSWSDADGLYGSKRMAADLAGSPDRASVAAMVNVDMVGDRDLSFFRETLSTQWVLSALERSAERLGHAALFGGPRAAVEDDHLPFLRIGVPAADLIDLEYGPGPGSNDYWHTAADTPDKLSAASLAAAARIVIGALEELSGGEPAAPSP; via the coding sequence GTGGAAAGAAGAAAACAATTCTGCACCGAACGGCGGCTCGCGGCGTTCGTGATCGCCCTGTTCGCCTCGTCGTGCGGCCTGCGCTGCGGCGAGGGGCGGGTTCCCGAGCGCGAGATCGTCCCCGTGCCCGAGAGGATCCCGGCGCCGCCGGCGATCTCCTGCGTGGACGGCGCCCGCGCCCTTCGGGACGTCGAGAGGCTCGTCGCGCTCGGCCCGAGACCGCCGGGCGGCCCGGGCGCCGAGGCGGCGCGGCAGCTCATCCTCGGCGAGCTGAGGCGGGCCGGGCTCGAGCCGAGGCGCCGCGACTTCACGGCCCACACGCCGCACCCGGAGCTCGGGAAGGTCGAGCTCGCCAACATCACGGCCGACGTCGCCGGACCGGGCGGGACGGTGATCGTCGGCGGACACTACGACCTCAAGCTGCTGCCCGGCGTGGAGTTCGTCGGCGCCAACGACGGCGGCTCGTCCACCGCCGTGCTGCTCGAGATCGCGCGGTGCCTCGCCGCGCGCGGCTCCCCCGCGAGGGTGCGGCTCGCGTTCTTCGACGGCGAGGAGGCGCTCGTGAGCTGGAGCGACGCGGACGGCCTGTACGGCTCCAAGCGCATGGCCGCGGATCTCGCCGGCTCGCCCGATCGCGCCTCGGTCGCGGCGATGGTGAACGTCGACATGGTGGGCGACCGGGATCTCTCGTTCTTTCGCGAGACGCTCTCCACGCAGTGGGTCCTCTCCGCGCTCGAAAGGTCCGCCGAGCGTCTCGGGCACGCCGCGCTGTTCGGCGGCCCGCGCGCGGCCGTCGAGGACGATCACCTGCCGTTCCTCCGGATCGGCGTGCCGGCCGCGGACCTCATCGACCTCGAGTACGGCCCCGGCCCCGGCTCGAACGACTACTGGCACACGGCCGCGGACACCCCGGACAAGCTCTCGGCGGCGAGCCTCGCCGCGGCGGCGCGGATCGTCATAGGCGCGCTCGAGGAGCTGTCGGGGGGCGAGCCCGCCGCGCCGTCACCTTGA
- a CDS encoding alkaline phosphatase, translated as MRLRPQTGLAVIAACAAACSPELGAAIGDAPPTALECPEPEAPDAGPGDAGASAEGSVVIISVDGLRADAVTAAPADALIDFACRGSYSLSARTILPALTLPAHASMVSGYEPEQHGLLHDSMREDTCIEVPTVFGLAEEAGLETVIVVGKEKLVQLAPPGSCDYFEWVTGGDAAVVDAAIAAAAGGFDVLFVHLPSVDWVGHSSGWMSDDYLAQVRAADAEVARLVDALPAGATVIVTADHGGHDSTHGDDVATDTMIPWIVAGPGVRERHVIGAPVSVMDTAATAAFVAGFALEPDAIGRPVEEAFGE; from the coding sequence ATGAGGCTCCGCCCGCAGACCGGCCTCGCGGTGATCGCGGCGTGCGCGGCCGCGTGCTCGCCCGAGCTCGGTGCCGCGATCGGCGACGCTCCTCCGACCGCGCTCGAGTGCCCGGAGCCTGAGGCGCCGGACGCGGGGCCCGGGGACGCCGGCGCATCGGCGGAAGGCTCGGTCGTGATCATCAGCGTCGACGGCCTGCGCGCCGACGCGGTGACCGCCGCACCGGCGGACGCGCTGATCGATTTCGCGTGCCGCGGCTCCTACTCCCTCTCAGCACGCACCATCCTGCCCGCGCTCACGCTCCCGGCCCACGCGTCGATGGTTTCGGGGTACGAGCCCGAGCAGCACGGGCTCCTGCACGACTCCATGAGGGAGGACACCTGCATCGAGGTGCCCACGGTGTTCGGCCTCGCCGAGGAGGCAGGGCTCGAGACGGTGATCGTCGTCGGCAAGGAGAAGCTCGTGCAGCTCGCGCCGCCGGGTTCCTGCGACTATTTCGAATGGGTCACCGGCGGGGACGCCGCGGTCGTCGACGCCGCGATCGCTGCCGCCGCGGGGGGCTTCGACGTCCTGTTCGTCCACCTCCCGTCGGTCGACTGGGTGGGGCACTCGTCGGGGTGGATGTCCGACGACTACCTCGCGCAGGTGCGCGCGGCGGACGCGGAGGTCGCGCGGCTCGTGGACGCGCTGCCCGCCGGGGCGACCGTGATCGTCACCGCGGACCACGGCGGCCACGACTCGACCCACGGCGACGACGTCGCGACCGACACGATGATACCGTGGATCGTCGCGGGGCCGGGCGTCCGCGAGCGGCACGTGATCGGTGCGCCCGTCTCGGTCATGGACACCGCCGCGACGGCCGCGTTCGTCGCGGGGTTCGCGCTCGAGCCGGACGCGATCGGCCGCCCGGTCGAGGAGGCGTTCGGGGAGTAG
- a CDS encoding prepilin peptidase, protein MQPPFDMIAPWQWQLFAGVFGALWGSFANVVIVRWPRELSVVRPGSHCMACGEPIRFYDNVPILSYLVLRGRCRDCKARFSPRYALVELAMALLAVSVARLTLAGEPASFQQAAAEFFVWFGFVFALVTAAMIDADCYLIPDAIALPGIAVGIAANAFVLPLGWMEPLVAAFAGYALIRLVFIEGYRLLTGRPGMGEGDAKLLAMIGAFVGFQGGVFALFAGALQGLIVGAIIVVLRRRANEPEPVFEEERGDGDEDEQPVRFRKARVPFGPFLALGALEHVFFGAHLVGAYTSAIDALARALW, encoded by the coding sequence GTGCAGCCGCCCTTCGACATGATCGCGCCGTGGCAGTGGCAGCTCTTCGCGGGCGTCTTCGGCGCGCTCTGGGGATCGTTCGCGAACGTCGTGATCGTCCGGTGGCCGCGCGAGCTGTCCGTCGTCCGCCCCGGATCGCACTGCATGGCGTGCGGCGAGCCCATCCGGTTCTACGACAACGTCCCGATCCTCTCCTACCTCGTGCTCCGGGGCCGGTGCCGCGACTGCAAGGCCCGCTTCTCGCCGCGGTACGCGCTCGTGGAGCTCGCGATGGCGCTGCTCGCGGTCAGCGTGGCGCGGCTGACGCTGGCCGGCGAGCCCGCGTCGTTCCAGCAGGCCGCGGCCGAGTTCTTCGTGTGGTTCGGCTTCGTCTTCGCGCTCGTGACCGCGGCGATGATCGACGCCGACTGCTACCTCATTCCGGACGCGATCGCGCTGCCCGGGATCGCGGTCGGGATCGCGGCCAACGCCTTCGTGCTGCCGCTCGGCTGGATGGAACCGCTCGTCGCGGCGTTTGCCGGCTACGCGCTCATCCGGCTCGTCTTCATCGAGGGGTACCGCCTGCTCACGGGCAGGCCCGGCATGGGCGAGGGCGACGCGAAGCTGCTCGCGATGATAGGCGCGTTCGTCGGCTTCCAGGGCGGCGTGTTCGCCCTGTTCGCCGGCGCGCTCCAGGGGCTGATCGTCGGCGCGATCATCGTCGTCCTGAGAAGGCGGGCGAACGAGCCCGAGCCGGTGTTCGAAGAGGAGCGCGGCGACGGCGACGAGGACGAGCAGCCCGTGCGCTTCCGCAAGGCTCGCGTGCCGTTCGGCCCGTTCCTGGCGCTCGGCGCGCTCGAGCACGTGTTCTTCGGGGCGCATCTCGTCGGCGCCTACACGTCCGCGATCGACGCGCTGGCCCGCGCCCTCTGGTGA
- a CDS encoding caib/baif family protein, translating to MTPTMDPREFRKRLDELVRAFEADPANVKGHGLKDCQRCSSCVFCEGCVRCHKCSYCKGCEGSTNLTHCIDCAACHNLANSVECSGCTSSAFLVLCRDLTECNYCFGCVGISRKDFHILNEKHDRSTYFKLVADLSAALRIARP from the coding sequence GTGACGCCGACCATGGACCCCCGCGAGTTCAGGAAGCGCCTCGACGAGCTCGTGCGCGCCTTCGAAGCCGACCCCGCGAACGTCAAGGGTCACGGCCTCAAGGACTGCCAGAGGTGCTCGAGCTGCGTGTTCTGCGAGGGGTGCGTGCGGTGCCACAAGTGCTCCTACTGCAAGGGGTGCGAGGGCTCGACGAACCTGACCCACTGCATCGACTGCGCGGCGTGCCACAACCTCGCCAACAGCGTGGAGTGCTCGGGGTGCACGAGCTCCGCGTTCCTGGTCCTGTGCCGGGACCTCACCGAGTGCAACTACTGCTTCGGCTGCGTCGGGATCTCGCGCAAGGACTTCCACATCCTGAACGAGAAGCACGACCGCTCGACCTACTTCAAGCTGGTCGCGGATCTGTCCGCCGCGCTCCGCATCGCGAGGCCATGA
- the argS gene encoding arginine--tRNA ligase: MRRYENAFTAAVARAVGIDEAEIRAHLKTPEEERGDLSLPCFPFAKRLRQSPAQIAAAAAAKIEPSPMFAAIEAVGPYVNAHISTAHLFASVAPEIRALGERFAGSELGAGGYVVIDYSSPNIAKPLGFHHLRSTMIGNALARIHRALGYRVAGVNFLGDWGKTFGLLAEAFRRSGDRARLEAEGIPYLLELYVSASRMAAEDPAFDAAARAMFKAQEDGDPAALELWRTFRELSLREFQRVYDRLGVSFEFIEGESRYREGMDAVIEEIRRTVGTREDQGALVVDMPYAEGEPPMMLRKSDGATLYATRDVAAARDRFARFAFAKSIYVVGVEQKLHFGQLKRALLAMGHAWADRMTHAHFGRIQGMSTRKGNVVFLTDALDEARDRALAKMREASDERVAEIDAVAEQVGVGGIVFGDLKNLRTSDYTFDWEEILNTKGFTGICVQYAHARCCSILRKGGGAPDPADVDWSLLAAIEEAALVKELARLPAAVVAAAEDLEPSRLARAVYEVARAWNRYQQAGNAERNLRVLCEDPAIRKARLALVDAARIGLARGLDLLGVPAPEAM; encoded by the coding sequence ATGAGGAGATACGAAAACGCGTTCACCGCGGCCGTCGCGCGGGCGGTCGGGATCGACGAGGCCGAGATCCGTGCCCACCTGAAGACGCCCGAGGAGGAGCGCGGCGATCTGTCGCTGCCGTGCTTCCCGTTCGCGAAGCGGCTCAGGCAGTCCCCGGCGCAGATCGCGGCGGCGGCGGCGGCGAAGATCGAGCCGTCCCCGATGTTCGCGGCGATCGAGGCCGTGGGGCCGTACGTCAACGCGCACATCTCGACCGCGCACCTTTTCGCGAGCGTGGCCCCGGAGATCCGGGCGCTCGGCGAGCGCTTCGCGGGCTCGGAGCTCGGCGCGGGCGGGTACGTCGTGATCGACTACTCGTCGCCCAACATCGCCAAGCCGCTCGGCTTCCACCACCTGCGCTCGACGATGATCGGCAACGCCCTCGCCCGGATCCACCGGGCGCTCGGCTACCGCGTCGCGGGGGTGAACTTCCTCGGCGACTGGGGCAAGACGTTCGGACTCCTGGCGGAGGCGTTCCGGCGGTCCGGCGATCGGGCACGGCTCGAGGCCGAGGGGATCCCGTACCTGCTCGAGCTCTACGTCTCCGCGAGCCGCATGGCCGCCGAGGATCCCGCGTTCGACGCCGCGGCGCGCGCGATGTTCAAGGCGCAGGAGGACGGCGATCCCGCGGCGCTCGAGCTGTGGCGGACGTTCCGTGAGCTGAGCCTCAGGGAGTTCCAGCGCGTGTACGACAGGCTCGGCGTCTCGTTCGAGTTCATCGAGGGCGAGAGCCGGTACCGCGAGGGGATGGACGCCGTCATCGAGGAGATCCGGCGCACGGTGGGGACGCGCGAGGATCAGGGCGCGCTCGTGGTGGACATGCCGTACGCCGAGGGCGAGCCGCCGATGATGCTGCGCAAGAGCGACGGCGCCACGCTGTACGCGACGCGGGACGTCGCGGCGGCGCGGGACAGGTTCGCGCGGTTCGCGTTCGCGAAATCGATCTACGTCGTCGGCGTGGAACAGAAGCTCCACTTCGGGCAGCTCAAGCGCGCGCTCCTGGCGATGGGGCACGCCTGGGCCGACCGGATGACGCACGCCCACTTCGGCCGCATCCAGGGCATGAGCACGCGCAAGGGGAACGTCGTCTTCCTCACCGACGCGCTCGACGAGGCCCGCGATCGCGCGCTCGCGAAGATGCGCGAGGCGAGCGACGAGCGGGTCGCGGAGATCGACGCCGTGGCCGAGCAGGTCGGCGTGGGCGGCATCGTGTTCGGCGACCTCAAGAACCTCAGGACGTCGGACTACACCTTCGACTGGGAGGAGATCCTGAACACCAAGGGGTTCACGGGCATCTGCGTCCAGTACGCGCACGCCCGCTGCTGCTCCATCCTGCGCAAGGGCGGGGGCGCGCCCGACCCGGCCGACGTCGACTGGTCGCTCCTCGCGGCGATCGAGGAGGCCGCGCTCGTCAAGGAGCTCGCCCGCCTCCCGGCCGCGGTCGTCGCGGCGGCCGAGGATCTCGAGCCGTCCCGTCTCGCGCGGGCGGTCTACGAGGTGGCGCGGGCGTGGAACCGGTACCAGCAGGCGGGCAACGCGGAAAGGAACCTGCGCGTGCTGTGCGAGGATCCCGCGATCCGGAAAGCCCGCCTCGCGCTCGTCGACGCGGCGCGCATCGGCCTCGCCCGCGGCCTCGACCTCCTCGGCGTGCCCGCGCCGGAGGCGATGTGA
- a CDS encoding AgmX/PglI C-terminal domain-containing protein translates to MSGSKFRKVIVIALATSCLAACGGASSKAAAAGDGSGAAGDDGAPAGDADDAVQVEGLLGDIPQDDVQRILARKNDAVAECYQRALDVLEQIEGRVELVLDVGADGSVAAAHLRNGSLGSADAEACIVALAKRLAFPKPRGGSHASIVYPLTLEEPYDHPAPVDWSGPESKAVVEANAADVERCLAGATGVQLTVYVRSGGAVVSAGATADEVEAADEAACLAEAAGRWTFPDPGAKTAKAIIAF, encoded by the coding sequence ATGAGCGGTTCCAAATTCCGGAAGGTCATCGTCATCGCGCTCGCGACGTCGTGCCTCGCCGCGTGCGGCGGCGCGTCTTCGAAGGCCGCTGCCGCGGGCGACGGATCGGGAGCGGCGGGAGACGACGGCGCGCCGGCAGGCGACGCGGACGACGCGGTGCAGGTCGAGGGGCTGCTCGGCGACATCCCGCAGGACGACGTGCAGCGCATCCTCGCGCGGAAGAACGACGCCGTCGCGGAGTGCTACCAGCGCGCGCTCGACGTCCTCGAGCAGATCGAGGGAAGGGTGGAGCTCGTGCTCGACGTCGGGGCCGACGGGTCGGTCGCGGCCGCGCACCTGCGGAACGGGTCGCTCGGATCGGCGGACGCGGAGGCGTGCATCGTCGCGCTCGCGAAGCGGCTCGCCTTCCCGAAGCCGCGCGGGGGCTCCCACGCCTCCATCGTGTACCCGCTGACGCTCGAGGAGCCGTACGACCACCCGGCGCCGGTCGACTGGAGCGGCCCCGAGTCGAAGGCCGTCGTGGAGGCGAACGCCGCGGACGTGGAGCGCTGCCTCGCCGGCGCGACCGGGGTGCAGCTCACGGTGTACGTCCGGAGCGGCGGCGCCGTCGTCTCGGCGGGCGCGACCGCGGACGAGGTCGAGGCGGCCGACGAGGCCGCGTGTCTCGCCGAGGCGGCCGGGAGGTGGACGTTCCCGGATCCGGGCGCCAAGACCGCGAAGGCGATCATCGCGTTCTGA
- a CDS encoding alpha/beta hydrolase, which translates to MSLKIRRALPWAAALVLAAACVPKAPTRTVRPDVPVAPWTERTVPSQRGTAEYRYLHLDGPAPGAPLLLLLPGGFYDARIYLNTAAFAERFEVIALDWPDGGAAYTGHVGDYGEIAADFLDALGVSKVHLAGVSMGTYAAIELASRKKGIEVEALALFSTVMFGIDEDEVSRRERRSRMALRLDPDRLRGLVEHGVERADYEEAPGLPQRAIFWVRPYSYYRQIFGMTLNQGAARQATREIACPTLVVHGTEDEVMPVEWARLTASVFQDAEYVEEEGGMHSMIYSRGEKIARLVLDFFARRVPPSPD; encoded by the coding sequence ATGAGCCTGAAGATCCGACGCGCTCTCCCGTGGGCGGCCGCCCTCGTGCTCGCCGCCGCGTGCGTGCCGAAGGCGCCGACCCGCACGGTCCGGCCCGACGTCCCGGTCGCGCCGTGGACCGAGCGCACGGTGCCATCGCAGCGCGGCACCGCCGAGTACCGGTACCTGCACCTCGACGGCCCGGCGCCCGGCGCGCCTTTGCTCCTGCTCCTGCCCGGCGGCTTCTATGACGCGCGCATCTACCTGAACACGGCCGCCTTCGCGGAGCGGTTCGAGGTGATCGCGCTGGACTGGCCGGACGGCGGCGCGGCGTACACCGGGCACGTGGGCGACTACGGCGAGATCGCGGCCGACTTCCTCGACGCGCTGGGCGTCTCGAAGGTCCACCTCGCCGGCGTCTCCATGGGCACGTACGCGGCGATCGAGCTCGCGTCGCGGAAGAAGGGGATCGAGGTCGAGGCGCTCGCGCTGTTCTCCACGGTGATGTTCGGCATCGACGAGGACGAGGTCTCGCGGCGCGAGCGCAGGTCGCGGATGGCGCTCCGGCTCGACCCCGACAGGCTGCGCGGCCTCGTCGAGCACGGCGTGGAGCGGGCGGACTACGAGGAGGCGCCCGGGCTGCCGCAGCGCGCGATCTTCTGGGTGCGCCCGTACAGCTACTACCGCCAGATCTTCGGCATGACCCTGAACCAGGGCGCCGCGCGGCAGGCGACCCGCGAGATCGCGTGCCCGACGCTCGTGGTGCACGGCACCGAGGACGAGGTCATGCCGGTCGAGTGGGCGCGCCTCACGGCGTCGGTCTTCCAAGACGCCGAGTACGTCGAGGAGGAGGGGGGCATGCACTCCATGATCTACAGCCGGGGCGAGAAGATCGCGCGGCTCGTCCTCGACTTCTTCGCCCGCCGCGTCCCGCCCTCCCCCGACTGA
- the dtd gene encoding D-aminoacyl-tRNA deacylase has translation MRAVVQRVRGARVLVDGVEVGGIGDGLLVYLGIGCGDTDADLGTLAEKIAGLRVFRDGAGAMNLSVVDVGGRALVVSQFTLYGDVRRGKRPSFVAAMEPKSAEEMYVRFVSRLEALGVPCARGAFGAMMDVHSVNDGPVTILIDSKKLF, from the coding sequence ATGAGGGCGGTCGTCCAGCGCGTCCGCGGGGCGCGCGTCCTCGTCGACGGTGTCGAGGTCGGCGGCATCGGCGACGGGCTGCTCGTGTACCTCGGGATCGGGTGCGGCGACACGGACGCGGATCTCGGCACCCTCGCCGAGAAGATCGCCGGGCTGCGCGTCTTTCGCGATGGCGCCGGGGCGATGAACCTGTCGGTCGTCGACGTCGGCGGCCGCGCGCTCGTCGTCAGCCAGTTCACGCTCTACGGCGACGTGCGACGCGGCAAGCGCCCGTCGTTCGTCGCCGCCATGGAGCCGAAGTCGGCCGAGGAGATGTACGTGCGGTTCGTCTCTCGCCTCGAGGCGCTCGGCGTGCCCTGCGCGCGGGGCGCCTTCGGCGCGATGATGGACGTCCACTCCGTCAACGACGGCCCGGTCACGATCCTGATCGATTCGAAGAAGCTTTTCTGA